One genomic region from Amycolatopsis sp. FBCC-B4732 encodes:
- a CDS encoding TadE/TadG family type IV pilus assembly protein, protein MIATPLLLLALLAIIQFALWSHAAHVAQAAAAEALAAARVQNGTATAGHAAGQQLLDELAEGPLRSSRIDVERTPTSVSVSVQGEVIAVLPGMHLHVHAESAGEVERFVPDA, encoded by the coding sequence GTGATCGCGACACCGCTGCTCCTGCTGGCGCTGTTGGCGATCATCCAGTTCGCCCTCTGGTCGCACGCGGCCCATGTCGCCCAAGCTGCCGCTGCCGAGGCGCTCGCCGCGGCCCGCGTCCAGAACGGCACCGCCACGGCCGGGCACGCCGCCGGCCAGCAGTTGCTCGACGAACTCGCGGAAGGACCGCTGCGGTCCTCACGGATCGACGTCGAGCGGACCCCAACCTCGGTTTCAGTCAGCGTGCAAGGCGAGGTCATTGCGGTATTGCCCGGTATGCACCTGCACGTGCACGCCGAGTCCGCAGGAGAAGTCGAAAGGTTCGTTCCGGACGCCTGA
- a CDS encoding NAD(P)/FAD-dependent oxidoreductase, translating into MTKALIIGGGIAGPVTAMALQKAGIDSVVYEAYQTGADDVGAFMTIMNNGFDALHAIDADKPVLQASFPADRALFWSGSGKQLGEAPIGGGSAGAYGPHTIKRAELYRVLHEEATCRGIEIEHGERLDDVDTDLDHGIAAIFADGSRRDGDLLIGADGIHSATRVLIGPEAPEPRYTGTVVLCGYARQAPVDPVPGVYRMIYGKRVFFAYTTAPDGETWWFVNLPRPELSKAELASTSVEDWKRQATALLRRDRSPAAAIVEASEQIRASNGYDIASTPRWHAGRMIVIGDAAHAAAPNAGHGASMAMEDAVVLAKCLRDLPEPATAFQAYEAQRRERVERLVATSARMGGTATPGPIKRIIRDLAISKRLKSGPRNTAAWLTGHHIDWDLPVSHTG; encoded by the coding sequence ATGACCAAGGCGCTGATCATCGGTGGAGGTATCGCGGGGCCGGTCACGGCCATGGCCTTGCAGAAGGCGGGCATCGACTCCGTCGTCTACGAGGCCTACCAGACGGGGGCGGACGACGTCGGCGCGTTCATGACGATCATGAACAACGGCTTCGACGCCCTGCACGCCATCGACGCCGACAAGCCGGTGCTGCAGGCGTCGTTCCCGGCCGATCGCGCGCTGTTCTGGAGCGGTTCAGGCAAGCAGCTCGGTGAAGCGCCTATCGGAGGCGGATCTGCCGGCGCGTACGGGCCGCACACCATCAAGCGGGCCGAGTTGTACCGGGTGCTGCACGAGGAGGCCACCTGCCGCGGGATCGAGATCGAGCACGGCGAGCGGCTCGACGACGTGGACACCGACCTCGACCACGGCATAGCGGCCATCTTCGCGGACGGCTCCCGCCGCGATGGCGACCTGCTGATCGGCGCCGACGGCATCCACTCGGCGACCCGGGTGCTGATCGGCCCGGAGGCGCCTGAGCCGCGCTACACCGGAACGGTCGTGCTGTGCGGCTACGCCCGGCAGGCGCCGGTCGACCCGGTGCCCGGGGTATATCGGATGATCTACGGCAAGCGCGTCTTCTTTGCCTACACGACCGCGCCGGACGGCGAGACGTGGTGGTTCGTGAACCTGCCGCGCCCGGAGCTGTCCAAGGCGGAGCTCGCGTCGACATCAGTCGAGGATTGGAAGCGGCAGGCGACGGCGCTGCTCCGGCGTGACCGGTCGCCGGCGGCGGCGATCGTCGAGGCGTCGGAGCAGATTCGCGCGAGCAACGGGTACGACATCGCCTCGACGCCGAGGTGGCATGCCGGCCGGATGATCGTGATCGGCGACGCCGCCCACGCCGCGGCGCCGAACGCCGGGCACGGTGCGTCGATGGCGATGGAGGACGCGGTCGTCTTGGCGAAATGCCTGCGCGATCTGCCCGAGCCTGCGACGGCGTTCCAAGCCTACGAAGCGCAGCGCCGGGAGCGAGTCGAGCGCCTGGTGGCTACCAGCGCCAGGATGGGCGGCACGGCGACGCCTGGCCCGATTAAGCGGATCATCCGAGACCTGGCGATCTCCAAGCGGCTCAAGAGCGGTCCCCGCAACACGGCGGCGTGGCTGACCGGGCACCACATCGACTGGGACCTGCCGGTGTCACATACTGGGTGA
- a CDS encoding prepilin peptidase: protein MVNASLTAGSAAVGLVVGAAASWITRTLLRRPAHLAQSWWLGAVITATLLALLGWRIGFHGELLVYAYVLTLGVPLAVIDWVEHRLPRIVVLPQLAGAALGLGLLCVTRFDLASGLRALGAALAAAGFYLLLAVLVEGGVGSGDVSLAAVVGLVTGWSGWPELAGSLVLASLGALLLLLLPHHGSRRKAVPFGPCLLAAMTTVLTISG from the coding sequence ATGGTGAACGCCTCGCTCACCGCGGGCAGCGCGGCCGTCGGCCTGGTGGTGGGAGCTGCTGCCAGCTGGATCACCAGGACGCTGCTGCGGCGGCCGGCTCACCTCGCGCAGTCCTGGTGGCTCGGCGCGGTCATCACCGCAACGCTGCTGGCCCTCCTCGGCTGGCGCATCGGCTTTCACGGAGAGCTGCTGGTCTACGCCTATGTCCTGACGCTCGGCGTCCCGCTGGCGGTCATCGACTGGGTCGAACATCGGTTACCTCGGATCGTCGTGCTTCCCCAGCTGGCTGGCGCCGCTTTGGGGCTTGGCTTGTTGTGCGTCACGCGTTTCGACTTGGCTTCTGGCCTGCGAGCCCTGGGGGCGGCGCTCGCGGCGGCGGGCTTCTACCTGTTGCTCGCCGTCCTGGTCGAGGGAGGCGTCGGTTCCGGCGATGTGAGCCTCGCCGCCGTCGTCGGCCTCGTGACCGGCTGGTCGGGTTGGCCCGAGCTCGCCGGCTCGCTAGTGCTTGCGTCGCTTGGAGCTCTACTTCTGCTGCTCCTGCCCCACCACGGCAGCCGGCGGAAAGCCGTGCCGTTCGGGCCGTGTCTCTTAGCGGCTATGACCACCGTGCTCACGATCTCGGGCTGA
- a CDS encoding type II secretion system F family protein, with amino-acid sequence MIPFICLGGGAGIGLWMLLTWAIPPHPSLHERLPTAGSGAAAPVVDVSEAGWAVAAVRPLVPGLRRLGLPGEKLERDLRVLGRGPDTHVAIKVVVSCTGLVAPLLLQGLLALADVPASVEVPLVAALGLAVVGFVAPDLEVRAKAARARADFRGALSAFLDLVWITLAGGAGVEVALLAAAEVGRGPAFTQLRRALDAAQLTRSTPWSTLRRLGEELDINELAELAASISLAGTEGAKIRTSLAAKAKALRTHLVADAEADAQAATERMALPVTLLFLGFLGFIAYPAVAQVLNGL; translated from the coding sequence ATGATCCCGTTCATCTGTCTCGGAGGCGGTGCAGGCATCGGCTTGTGGATGCTGTTGACCTGGGCAATCCCGCCACACCCATCCCTTCACGAGCGCCTGCCGACGGCGGGCAGTGGGGCAGCGGCTCCGGTCGTGGACGTGTCGGAGGCCGGCTGGGCGGTGGCCGCTGTGCGCCCACTCGTTCCGGGCCTCCGGAGGCTGGGCCTGCCAGGCGAGAAGCTCGAACGCGACCTGCGAGTCCTTGGTCGCGGGCCCGACACACACGTCGCCATCAAGGTCGTCGTCAGCTGCACCGGCCTGGTGGCACCCCTACTGCTTCAGGGCTTGCTCGCGCTCGCGGACGTGCCGGCCAGCGTCGAAGTCCCCCTGGTCGCCGCCCTCGGCCTCGCCGTGGTCGGGTTCGTCGCGCCCGATCTGGAGGTCCGCGCCAAGGCGGCGCGAGCACGGGCCGACTTCCGCGGCGCGCTCTCGGCCTTTCTTGACCTCGTCTGGATCACCCTCGCAGGTGGCGCCGGAGTTGAGGTCGCGCTCCTGGCGGCCGCCGAGGTGGGACGCGGGCCCGCGTTCACTCAGCTGCGCCGCGCGCTGGACGCCGCCCAGCTGACCCGCAGCACCCCGTGGTCGACTCTTCGCCGGCTCGGCGAGGAACTGGACATCAACGAGCTCGCCGAGCTCGCCGCATCGATTTCTCTCGCCGGCACCGAAGGCGCCAAGATCCGCACCTCATTGGCGGCAAAGGCCAAGGCGTTGCGGACCCACCTGGTCGCCGACGCCGAAGCCGACGCTCAGGCCGCCACCGAGCGCATGGCCTTACCGGTGACGCTGCTGTTCCTCGGCTTCCTCGGATTTATCGCCTACCCGGCCGTCGCCCAAGTCCTCAACGGACTCTGA
- a CDS encoding DUF6355 family natural product biosynthesis protein, which produces MSCGYQSWGEYRHCDGGTGSTVMLDVQDIWGNIYHYCVGPGVTDLQPVIRWRVTGAWWNGGVGCNPGYYGPA; this is translated from the coding sequence ATGTCGTGCGGGTACCAGAGCTGGGGTGAGTACCGGCACTGCGACGGCGGCACCGGTTCGACCGTCATGCTCGACGTCCAGGACATTTGGGGGAACATCTACCACTACTGCGTAGGGCCGGGAGTTACCGATCTTCAACCGGTAATCAGGTGGCGCGTCACGGGCGCCTGGTGGAACGGCGGTGTGGGGTGCAATCCCGGCTACTACGGTCCGGCGTAG
- a CDS encoding type II secretion system F family protein, with amino-acid sequence MTTTVVAGLAGLGTAVGLLLVLVGLRGPQTVRRPRSAPPWRADRTWGLRLALALGAGLLAGAATGWLVGGVLAAGAVWFLPRLVGPDRAHVRRVARIEAVASWTEMLRDTLSAAAGLEQAILATAPLAPAAIRGEVAGLASRLQNGHRLAPALRQLAEELADPTADLVIAALVLAAEHQARQLGELLGSLAETARSQAAMRMRVETGRARTRTSVRVVVATTIAFAVGVVVFNRAYLTAYDSALGQAVLLVIGGLFGTGFGWLVKIAAGRATSRVLSLSEPLEPSAATSARWDGERA; translated from the coding sequence ATGACTACCACCGTTGTCGCCGGCCTGGCCGGGCTCGGCACCGCCGTCGGGCTGTTGCTCGTCCTCGTCGGCCTCCGTGGCCCGCAGACGGTTCGCCGCCCGCGGTCGGCCCCGCCCTGGCGAGCCGATCGGACGTGGGGGCTTCGGCTGGCGCTCGCGCTGGGCGCCGGCCTGCTGGCCGGAGCTGCGACCGGGTGGCTCGTTGGGGGAGTGCTCGCTGCCGGGGCCGTGTGGTTCCTGCCGCGGTTGGTCGGTCCTGATCGCGCGCACGTGCGCCGGGTCGCGCGGATCGAGGCGGTCGCGTCGTGGACGGAGATGCTGCGCGACACGCTCTCGGCCGCGGCCGGGCTGGAGCAGGCGATCCTCGCCACCGCTCCGCTGGCGCCCGCCGCGATCCGTGGCGAAGTCGCCGGGCTCGCGTCCCGGCTGCAGAACGGGCACCGGCTCGCGCCGGCGTTGCGGCAGCTGGCGGAGGAGCTGGCCGACCCGACTGCCGACCTGGTCATCGCCGCGCTGGTCCTGGCCGCCGAGCACCAGGCGCGGCAACTCGGCGAACTGCTCGGATCCCTCGCCGAGACCGCGCGGTCCCAGGCGGCGATGCGAATGCGCGTCGAGACCGGCCGCGCTCGCACTCGGACCTCCGTGCGGGTCGTCGTCGCCACCACCATCGCCTTCGCGGTCGGCGTCGTGGTGTTCAACCGCGCCTACCTGACGGCCTACGACAGCGCGCTCGGCCAAGCCGTCCTGCTCGTCATCGGAGGGCTGTTCGGTACCGGGTTCGGCTGGCTGGTCAAGATCGCTGCCGGCCGCGCCACCTCGCGTGTCTTGTCGCTCAGCGAGCCGCTCGAGCCGAGCGCCGCCACCTCGGCTCGGTGGGACGGTGAGCGAGCATGA
- a CDS encoding CpaF family protein, giving the protein MTVLDEHRGPSAASPEARLRAVLHHALATELPNRAETESTPITAERRRELARELLRSAAAAHSEAELQAGRVLLPPDAERGIAEAVLDEVFGLGGLQSLLANPKVETINVNRFDRVFVQYADGSRAQVAPVAASNDELTDLVRTLAARASSEERRFDRGSPALNLQLPGGERLFAVLGLTADGVTACSIRRHGYLTTSLAQLRRRGTLDVGLERFLRALVRARKNILITGGAGFGKTTLLRAMAAEMDPLERIVTVEDAFELGLGLDPELHADVTALQAREANIEGAGAISQAELVRWGLRMSPDRVIVGEIRGPEVIPMCNAMSQGNDGSMATLHASSSRIAFTRLASYAAQSAERLSLEATALLVASSVHFVVHLDKAADRATRVISSIREVVDADGGTVVSNEIYRPGADRRARPAAGALRTDTLDDLVEAGFDPELLAEPNGWWAT; this is encoded by the coding sequence ATGACCGTGCTCGACGAGCATCGCGGCCCATCCGCGGCCAGCCCGGAGGCCCGGCTTCGCGCGGTCCTCCACCACGCACTCGCGACCGAGCTGCCGAACCGGGCCGAAACCGAGAGCACCCCGATCACTGCAGAGCGCCGCCGTGAACTCGCCCGGGAGCTCCTGCGGTCCGCCGCAGCTGCACACAGCGAGGCCGAACTGCAGGCAGGCCGCGTGCTCCTGCCGCCGGACGCCGAGCGGGGGATCGCCGAGGCCGTGCTTGACGAGGTCTTCGGGCTGGGCGGGCTGCAGTCGCTGCTGGCGAATCCGAAGGTCGAGACGATCAACGTCAACCGCTTCGACCGGGTCTTCGTCCAGTACGCCGACGGCTCGCGGGCGCAGGTCGCGCCGGTCGCGGCCTCGAACGACGAGCTGACCGACCTGGTCCGGACGCTCGCGGCTCGCGCGTCGTCGGAGGAACGCCGGTTCGACCGCGGCTCGCCGGCGTTGAACCTTCAGCTGCCCGGTGGCGAGCGGCTCTTCGCGGTGCTCGGGCTCACGGCCGACGGGGTGACGGCGTGCTCGATCCGCCGGCACGGTTACCTGACCACGAGCCTCGCCCAGCTGCGCCGCCGCGGCACGCTCGACGTCGGCCTCGAGCGTTTCCTGCGTGCCCTGGTCAGGGCGCGGAAGAACATCCTCATCACCGGCGGCGCCGGCTTCGGCAAGACGACTTTGCTGCGTGCGATGGCTGCGGAGATGGATCCGCTCGAACGCATCGTCACCGTCGAAGACGCCTTCGAACTCGGCCTCGGGCTCGACCCCGAGCTGCACGCCGACGTCACCGCGCTGCAGGCCCGGGAGGCGAACATCGAAGGCGCCGGCGCGATCAGTCAGGCCGAGCTGGTCCGCTGGGGGCTGCGGATGTCCCCGGACCGGGTCATCGTCGGCGAGATTCGCGGGCCGGAGGTCATCCCGATGTGCAACGCGATGTCCCAGGGCAACGACGGCTCGATGGCGACCTTGCACGCGAGCAGCTCAAGGATCGCGTTCACCCGGCTCGCCTCCTACGCCGCGCAGAGCGCGGAGCGGCTGTCCCTGGAGGCGACCGCGCTGCTGGTGGCCTCCAGCGTGCACTTCGTCGTGCACCTGGACAAAGCCGCTGATCGCGCGACCCGGGTGATCTCCTCGATCCGCGAGGTCGTCGACGCCGACGGCGGCACGGTCGTCTCCAACGAGATCTACCGCCCCGGAGCAGACCGCCGAGCTCGCCCAGCCGCCGGCGCACTCCGCACGGACACCCTCGACGACCTCGTCGAGGCCGGGTTCGACCCCGAGCTGCTGGCCGAGCCCAACGGGTGGTGGGCGACATGA
- a CDS encoding TadE/TadG family type IV pilus assembly protein, whose amino-acid sequence MIAAQSRWWRAERGSVTVEATLLAPVLVMLLVFVAVVVHRGVDARLRLDDAAHQAARAASLQRTPAAAVAAAQATVTSALVHAGLVCGDATVSTTTSSSPGSTVVVSVRCTVDFGQALILGVPGSRTLTAEASEVIDTYRSQPTAGGA is encoded by the coding sequence ATGATCGCGGCACAGTCTCGCTGGTGGCGCGCCGAGCGCGGATCGGTGACCGTCGAGGCGACCCTGCTCGCGCCGGTTCTGGTCATGCTGCTGGTGTTCGTCGCCGTGGTCGTCCACCGCGGCGTCGACGCCCGGCTGCGGCTCGACGACGCCGCACACCAGGCCGCGCGCGCCGCAAGCCTGCAACGCACCCCGGCTGCGGCCGTCGCCGCGGCCCAAGCGACCGTCACCTCCGCGCTGGTCCACGCCGGACTGGTCTGCGGCGACGCCACGGTCAGCACGACGACCTCGTCGAGCCCGGGCAGCACCGTCGTCGTCAGCGTCCGCTGCACCGTCGACTTCGGCCAGGCCCTGATCCTCGGCGTCCCCGGTAGCCGGACGCTCACCGCCGAGGCCAGCGAGGTCATCGACACCTACCGATCGCAGCCGACTGCCGGAGGCGCGTGA
- a CDS encoding BTAD domain-containing putative transcriptional regulator: protein MALALLTGLCAGLPWALVRFIGWPLPDHLLTMAELGEVLAARLSTSLLLDVLACGAWLLWAAFLVELARCTRDLVLTTGQPDSTWHGSPLRRVAAVLITTVVVSFVSRTALAASGGSGAIPTSMSSSVTAPSDIDGRSDEFELVRPPHDGVHDSLYRIAQRRLGDGDRWPEIWSLNAESTQPGGRTLTSPRLIHPGDRIRIPPTPRIVDPKPPQQPPSAQPATASPLIPAPPPAAAPVPGSSWEPGVYVGLGLAGAISAALLVARRRHRAGYRPGSGRRGDDLPVAPVVYQLHLAHQHAQTGLDEFDVADAEAAGDPPELDARLELGEAADEAAAKLALDLAATHGLGLIGPGSHAAARALLLTTMTSTRHSEVVAPAADLRGLLGLPEPGAELPACVHAVDDLAAALARIDYQRPPQNLRRILLADAPADEPDRTRLRHTLADGASTTVLLLGQWHPGVTVYVDAAGTITATSPGPGESLRGRRAFSLPEAATHELFALFDAAHGAQDEHLEPALEPTRGLEIADPPCPGQAEAQAEPVTELTVDTEHDAATPLVLSVFGQPILRWRPDVACPSHTVEITGRLSARLWELLLYLALHPHGVPRAAIIDTVWASRPAQDPAAVLRTVLSRLRSTLHKTTSPDIGDLVVAQHGRYRLEPAVVEVDYWSFEDAVARRRTTTDDGQRAIANAAIVASYGGEVAAGVEAEWLTALREGIRRDALDAVAALARDRVHSDPESTLELLESARDFDPHNELLYRDIMRLEHNLGRHDAIARTLRLLEARLAEIDETPTLVTIELAERLRGLHVGIGDPESERHARYGENISAQK, encoded by the coding sequence GTGGCCCTCGCGCTGCTGACCGGGTTGTGTGCCGGGCTGCCGTGGGCGCTGGTGCGGTTCATCGGCTGGCCCCTGCCAGATCACCTGCTCACCATGGCGGAGCTCGGCGAGGTGCTGGCGGCTCGGCTGTCGACAAGTCTGCTGCTCGACGTGCTCGCGTGCGGCGCGTGGCTGCTTTGGGCTGCATTCCTCGTCGAGCTCGCCCGGTGCACGCGCGACCTCGTCCTCACTACCGGCCAGCCGGACTCGACCTGGCATGGCAGCCCACTTCGCCGGGTCGCGGCGGTGCTCATCACGACCGTTGTCGTGTCGTTCGTCAGCCGTACCGCCCTCGCCGCCTCCGGCGGAAGCGGCGCGATCCCGACCAGTATGAGTTCGTCGGTCACCGCGCCGTCGGATATCGACGGCCGGTCGGACGAGTTCGAGCTGGTGCGTCCACCCCACGACGGTGTCCACGATTCGCTGTACCGGATCGCGCAACGCCGCCTCGGTGACGGCGACCGATGGCCGGAGATCTGGAGCCTGAATGCCGAGAGCACCCAGCCCGGCGGTCGCACCCTGACCTCGCCTCGCCTGATCCATCCTGGCGATCGAATCCGCATACCGCCGACACCCAGGATCGTCGACCCCAAGCCCCCGCAGCAGCCGCCATCAGCGCAGCCCGCGACGGCCTCCCCGCTGATCCCGGCGCCGCCTCCCGCCGCTGCTCCGGTCCCCGGCTCGTCGTGGGAGCCCGGCGTTTACGTCGGCCTCGGGCTGGCGGGCGCGATCAGCGCGGCGCTGCTGGTCGCCCGGCGACGTCACCGTGCCGGCTACCGGCCAGGCAGCGGCCGGCGGGGCGACGACTTGCCCGTCGCCCCGGTCGTCTACCAGCTACACCTGGCACACCAGCACGCCCAGACCGGACTTGACGAGTTCGATGTCGCCGACGCAGAAGCGGCCGGCGACCCTCCCGAGCTGGATGCCAGGCTTGAGCTGGGTGAGGCCGCAGACGAGGCGGCGGCGAAACTGGCGTTGGACCTCGCAGCCACGCACGGCCTCGGTCTCATCGGGCCCGGCAGCCACGCCGCGGCCCGCGCGCTCCTGCTCACGACCATGACCTCCACCCGTCACTCCGAGGTCGTCGCGCCCGCCGCGGACCTGCGTGGCCTGCTCGGCCTCCCGGAGCCCGGCGCCGAACTACCGGCCTGCGTCCACGCTGTCGACGACCTCGCCGCCGCGCTCGCACGCATCGACTACCAGAGACCTCCTCAGAACCTGCGGCGAATCCTCCTGGCCGATGCGCCGGCAGACGAACCCGATCGCACCCGGCTGCGGCACACCCTCGCCGACGGCGCGAGCACAACCGTGCTGCTGCTCGGCCAGTGGCATCCGGGCGTCACGGTCTATGTGGACGCCGCGGGCACTATCACCGCAACTTCACCCGGTCCGGGTGAGTCGCTGCGCGGCCGGCGAGCATTCTCCCTCCCTGAAGCCGCGACCCACGAGCTGTTCGCCCTCTTCGACGCTGCACACGGCGCCCAGGACGAGCACCTCGAACCTGCTCTCGAGCCCACCCGCGGGTTGGAGATCGCAGACCCGCCGTGTCCAGGTCAAGCAGAGGCGCAGGCCGAGCCGGTCACGGAACTGACCGTCGACACCGAGCACGACGCGGCCACGCCGCTGGTGCTGTCGGTGTTCGGGCAGCCGATCTTGAGGTGGCGACCGGACGTCGCGTGCCCCAGCCACACCGTCGAAATCACCGGCCGGCTGTCAGCGCGGCTGTGGGAGCTGCTGCTCTACCTCGCCCTGCATCCGCACGGAGTTCCGCGCGCCGCGATCATCGACACCGTGTGGGCCAGCCGCCCAGCGCAGGACCCGGCCGCGGTGCTGCGCACCGTCTTGTCCCGCCTCCGCAGCACCCTCCACAAAACCACGTCCCCGGACATCGGCGACCTCGTGGTCGCGCAGCACGGCAGGTATCGGCTCGAGCCGGCCGTCGTCGAGGTCGACTACTGGTCCTTCGAAGATGCGGTCGCTCGCCGCCGCACCACGACCGACGACGGGCAGCGCGCGATCGCCAACGCCGCGATCGTCGCCAGCTACGGCGGCGAGGTGGCGGCCGGCGTCGAGGCCGAGTGGCTCACCGCGCTTCGGGAAGGAATACGCCGCGACGCCCTCGACGCCGTAGCCGCCCTCGCTCGCGACCGGGTTCACAGCGATCCCGAGTCCACGCTGGAGTTGCTCGAATCGGCGCGAGACTTCGACCCGCACAATGAGCTGCTCTACCGGGACATCATGCGACTCGAGCACAACCTCGGCCGGCACGACGCGATAGCCAGAACGCTTCGCCTGCTGGAAGCGCGCCTAGCCGAGATAGACGAAACACCGACTCTCGTGACAATCGAGCTCGCCGAGCGTCTCCGAGGACTTCACGTCGGCATCGGCGATCCGGAAAGCGAAAGGCATGCTCGGTACGGTGAGAATATCTCGGCGCAGAAATAG
- a CDS encoding pilus assembly protein TadG-related protein, with the protein MDTRRAAWWRAEDGQVSAFVVVLMLGLLVLAGLGLDGGLALAAKVRATGQAESAARAGAQAIDLAAYRATGTLRLVPADADGLASRYLASVGATGTVTATADTVTVTVTTSQRTQLLSLIGIPSIDAHGSGAAHPQRGVAELEP; encoded by the coding sequence ATGGACACCCGCCGCGCTGCCTGGTGGCGAGCCGAGGACGGCCAGGTCTCCGCGTTCGTCGTCGTGCTGATGCTCGGGCTCCTGGTCTTGGCCGGCCTCGGGCTCGACGGCGGCCTCGCACTCGCCGCGAAGGTCCGAGCCACCGGTCAGGCCGAGTCCGCCGCCCGCGCCGGCGCGCAAGCCATCGATCTCGCCGCTTACCGGGCCACCGGCACGCTTCGGCTGGTGCCGGCGGACGCCGACGGTCTCGCCAGCCGGTACCTCGCCAGCGTCGGTGCCACCGGCACGGTGACAGCCACTGCCGACACCGTGACCGTCACCGTAACGACCAGCCAGCGCACCCAGCTGCTGTCGCTCATCGGCATCCCGTCGATCGACGCCCACGGCAGCGGCGCGGCCCATCCCCAGCGCGGCGTCGCCGAGCTGGAGCCCTGA
- a CDS encoding carbon monoxide dehydrogenase maturation protein: MLIALSSVKGSPGVTTFTVALAANWPSAVRRVVVECDPAGGDLGRRFGLALSPGLLSLAAAARQPIEPSAFWNHTQLLADELPVVPGPAGGPQARAALSTLVPASSPLHRAARESGVVMLADCGRMDPGSPAEPMIRQADALLLISGTHSDELAHLAARLHELGQVAARPSLVLAGRGHPTKEVEQELGIPVMARIPYDPTAATSLTGHAIPGRARKGGLVRAAVEVARILAAGAPSIQASGPTVGQHVPGVPPQRVPAYGVRIAPELHNGHHNVVLPDGEVSP; this comes from the coding sequence ATGTTGATCGCCCTGTCCAGCGTGAAGGGTTCGCCCGGCGTCACCACCTTCACCGTGGCGCTGGCCGCGAACTGGCCATCCGCCGTTCGCCGGGTCGTGGTCGAGTGCGACCCGGCCGGGGGAGACCTCGGCCGACGCTTCGGGCTCGCACTCTCGCCCGGCCTGCTCAGCCTCGCCGCAGCGGCCCGCCAGCCCATCGAGCCCAGCGCCTTTTGGAACCACACGCAGCTTCTCGCGGATGAGCTACCGGTCGTTCCCGGGCCGGCCGGCGGACCGCAAGCTCGGGCAGCGTTGAGCACCCTGGTGCCGGCCAGCTCGCCTCTTCACCGGGCTGCTCGCGAATCCGGCGTGGTGATGCTTGCCGACTGCGGTCGCATGGACCCAGGGTCGCCGGCGGAGCCGATGATCCGGCAAGCCGATGCGCTACTCCTGATCTCCGGTACGCACAGCGACGAACTCGCGCACTTGGCCGCTCGGCTTCACGAGCTAGGGCAGGTAGCCGCTCGGCCGTCTCTCGTCCTCGCGGGCCGGGGCCACCCGACGAAGGAAGTCGAACAGGAACTCGGCATCCCGGTCATGGCCCGAATCCCTTACGACCCGACCGCGGCCACGAGCCTCACCGGCCACGCGATCCCGGGACGCGCGCGCAAAGGCGGGCTCGTCCGCGCTGCCGTCGAAGTGGCGCGAATCCTCGCGGCCGGAGCGCCGTCGATACAGGCTTCCGGGCCGACCGTCGGGCAGCACGTCCCGGGCGTCCCACCTCAGCGCGTCCCGGCGTACGGCGTTCGGATCGCACCCGAACTGCACAACGGACACCACAACGTCGTGCTGCCTGACGGGGAGGTCTCGCCATGA